The nucleotide sequence CGGGGGACAATACTCCGGCGTTCCTGGCCATGGCCGCCTGCGCACTGGCCGTGGCCGGACTGACCCTGCTGCTCGCCGGGCAGGGGAAGACGCGCGCCTAGCCGCATCGCGGCTTGTGCCGACAGCGCGGGCGGCATATCGGCGCCAGAGATGAGGGAATCGCTGCCTGTTCGGGCGAAGCGCGGCTTCGCCCTGATGCTGCTGCTGGCGGCCTTGCTGGTGCGCGCGGCGATTCCGCAGGGCTACATGGCCGAAAGCACTGCGCCGGGCACTTTGGCGATCACCATCTGTCATTCCGGCATGGCCCCGCCAGCCCTGAGTGAGATGCACGTCGACCAGCACGGCCGGATGAATCACGACCGGATGGGGCACGACAAGAAGGGCCACGGCGAGCCGCAGCCCTGCGCATTTGCCGTGGCGGGTCATGCCACGCCCCCGCCGGAAATCCCGTTCCTGCCGCTATCGCGGGTGGTGGCCGAAGCGTTCACGCGCAGCGAGGCGCCCTTCGCGCTGGCCAGCGCCACCCGGCAACTCCCGCCGGCGAGGGCGCCTCCCGCGATCGCCTGAACACGTCGTCCCGCCGCGTGGTGGGGCACTCCTTCAGACATTTTCGGGAATACCACAATGAACAGACTGCTTTGCGGCAGCGCGCTGGCGCTGACCGCCTTCACTCCGCTTTCCGCGGCGCTGGCGCAGGACGCCGGCGATGCCGAAAACGAGATTACCGTCGACGCCCCGCTGCTCCATCCTGCGGCCGGCCTGATGGCCGACCACATGCACGATGGCGGCGAAATCATGGTCGGCCTGCGCTACGAACACGCGAGCAATTCCGGCGCCAACCAGTCGGGTACGCACGAGATCTCCGACGCCGATATCCTCGCCGCGGGGTACACCGTTCGGGCCGCGTCGATGGACATGGACATGGTCATGCTCGACCTGATGTACGCGCCCAACGACAAGGTCACCTTCATGGTGATGCCGATGTACATGTGGCACCGCATGACGATGGTCGGGATCGACCCGATGGCGGGCATGGGCGGCATGGGCGGCCACGCGGGTCACATGACGCTCGGCTACGGCGATACGCACACGCACGGCTCGGAAGGGTTCGGCGATACCTTCGTCTCGGCCTCCTATCGCCTCGCCCGCAAGCCTGGTTT is from Croceibacterium aestuarii and encodes:
- a CDS encoding DUF2946 family protein, coding for MRESLPVRAKRGFALMLLLAALLVRAAIPQGYMAESTAPGTLAITICHSGMAPPALSEMHVDQHGRMNHDRMGHDKKGHGEPQPCAFAVAGHATPPPEIPFLPLSRVVAEAFTRSEAPFALASATRQLPPARAPPAIA